A section of the Lepidochelys kempii isolate rLepKem1 chromosome 4, rLepKem1.hap2, whole genome shotgun sequence genome encodes:
- the CXXC4 gene encoding CXXC-type zinc finger protein 4: MNTNVCVESGPNPEAPGLPKDNHLPEGALNSLVDYNSEMERYRSFATFYKTNGGAFPQAAKIARITTPIFPSAAAAAAARIGMSPWNCDSATAAAATAMLWGSGGGGGGGGNTVTGGAGGARKSSPSSAAAAAAASLHAGRSSLHHRNESPRLGKPGCAPAEPPALQMANNNFLSTLSPEHCRPLAGECMNKLKCGAAEAEIMNLPERVGTFSAIPALGGISLPPGVIVMTALHSPAAASAAVTDSAFQIANLADCPQSHSSSSSSSSSLGAAGGGGAGGGGGGGGGGAGNPAKKKRKRCGVCVPCKRLINCGVCSSCRNRKTGHQICKFRKCEELKKKPGTSLERTPVPSAEAFRWFF, translated from the coding sequence ATGAACACCAACGTGTGCGTGGAGAGCGGCCCCAACCCCGAGGCCCCGGGGCTGCCCAAGGATAACCACCTGCCCGAGGGGGCCCTGAACAGCCTTGTGGATTACAACTCGGAGATGGAGCGCTACCGCTCCTTCGCCACCTTCTACAAGACCAACGGGGGCGCCTTCCCGCAGGCGGCCAAGATCGCCCGCATCACCACCCCCATCTTCcccagcgccgccgccgccgccgccgcccgcatCGGCATGTCCCCCTGGAACTGCGACAGCGCCACGGCCGCCGCCGCCACCGCCATGCTCTggggcagcggcggcggcggcggcggcggcggcaacACGGTCACGGGCGGCGCGGGGGGTGCAAGGAAATCCTCCCCCtcctccgccgccgccgccgccgccgcctcgctGCACGCCGGCCGGAGCAGCCTGCACCATCGGAACGAGTCCCCCCGGCTGGGCAAGCCCGGCTGCGCGCCCGCCGAGCCGCCCGCGTTGCAAATGGCAAACAATAATTTCCTCTCCACCTTATCCCCCGAGCACTGCAGACCTTTGGCGGGGGAATGCATGAACAAGCTCAAATGCGGCGCTGCTGAAGCGGAGATAATGAATCTCCCCGAGCGCGTGGGGACTTTTTCCGCTATCCCGGCTTTAGGGGGCATCTCATTACCTCCAGGGGTCATCGTCATGACAGCCCTTCACTCCCCCGCAGCAGCCTCGGCAGCCGTCACAGACAGCGCGTTTCAAATTGCCAATCTGGCAGACTGCCCGCAGagccattcctcctcctcctcgtcctcctcctccctgggagccgccggaggagggggggcgggaggcgggggaggaggcgggggaggaggggcaggcaaCCCTGCCAAGAAGAAGAGGAAAAGGTGTGGGGTCTGCGTGCCCTGCAAGCGGCTCATCAACTGTGGCgtctgcagcagctgcaggaacCGCAAAACGGGACACCAGATCTGCAAATTTAGGAAATGTGAAGAGCTAAAGAAAAAACCTGGCACTTCGCTAGAG